One genomic window of Desulfuromonas sp. AOP6 includes the following:
- a CDS encoding sigma-54 dependent transcriptional regulator, with amino-acid sequence MTNEVSGHILVVDDEANARRVLSAILGEAGYGVVEAESARDARKVLGSQDVDVVISDVRMPEEDGIELQDHIAEHYPDIPVIFLTAYGDVESAVSAMTKGAFYYFVKPPNYADLKGILSRAVDQRQLKRELQLLREKLGEENRKYRIIGRHPEIRRIFETIESIKDSESSVLITGETGTGKELVARALHFEGIRGAKPFVAVNCAAIPKDLIESELFGHEKGAFTGAATRRIGRVEQASGGTLFLDEIGELDLSIQAKLLRVLQEKEVDMLGSNKRVSVDFRLISSTNRNLEAEVKKGQFREDLFYRINVVQLRVPSLRQRRSDIPLLAAEFVKEFCRRENKLLTLSARVLEVFQDYSWPGNIRQLRNVLERAVVLARGREISVRELPDDLFALHPSAEKGEPGKTIKEMEAQAIVEALDACGGNKSKASKMLGLSRKALYKRLHDYRILG; translated from the coding sequence ATGACCAATGAGGTTAGTGGACATATTTTGGTGGTCGACGACGAGGCTAATGCCCGCAGGGTCCTTTCCGCCATTCTTGGTGAGGCCGGATATGGGGTGGTGGAGGCGGAAAGCGCCCGCGACGCGCGCAAGGTTTTGGGCTCCCAGGACGTGGATGTGGTCATCAGCGATGTCAGAATGCCCGAGGAAGATGGCATAGAACTCCAAGACCATATTGCCGAACACTACCCGGATATTCCTGTCATCTTTCTCACGGCCTACGGCGACGTCGAGTCCGCTGTCAGTGCCATGACCAAAGGGGCCTTCTATTATTTCGTAAAACCCCCCAATTATGCTGATCTCAAGGGTATCCTGTCCCGTGCCGTGGATCAGCGCCAACTCAAGCGCGAACTCCAGCTGCTGCGCGAAAAACTTGGTGAAGAAAACCGGAAATACCGGATTATCGGGCGGCACCCCGAAATCCGGCGGATTTTCGAAACCATCGAATCGATCAAGGATTCGGAAAGCAGTGTTCTGATCACCGGCGAAACCGGGACAGGCAAGGAACTGGTGGCCCGAGCCCTTCATTTTGAAGGGATTAGGGGGGCAAAACCTTTTGTCGCCGTTAACTGTGCGGCCATTCCCAAGGATCTGATCGAATCCGAACTTTTCGGTCATGAAAAAGGCGCCTTTACCGGGGCGGCCACTCGACGCATCGGTCGCGTTGAACAGGCTTCCGGGGGAACTCTGTTCCTTGATGAAATCGGCGAACTCGATCTGTCCATACAGGCCAAACTTCTGCGCGTCCTGCAGGAAAAGGAAGTGGACATGCTCGGCAGCAATAAGAGAGTTTCCGTCGATTTCCGCTTGATCTCCTCCACCAACCGCAACCTCGAAGCGGAAGTCAAAAAAGGACAGTTTCGTGAAGATCTTTTCTACCGCATCAATGTTGTTCAACTGAGAGTCCCTTCCCTTCGTCAGCGAAGGTCGGACATCCCTCTTCTGGCTGCCGAATTCGTCAAAGAGTTCTGTCGACGGGAGAACAAGTTGCTCACTCTTTCCGCCCGTGTTCTCGAAGTGTTCCAGGATTACAGCTGGCCAGGAAATATCCGCCAACTTCGTAATGTCCTGGAGCGTGCTGTCGTGCTGGCACGGGGGCGGGAAATTTCTGTGCGTGAATTGCCGGATGATCTTTTTGCCCTTCACCCTTCTGCCGAAAAAGGCGAACCCGGCAAAACGATCAAAGAGATGGAGGCCCAGGCTATTGTCGAGGCTCTCGACGCCTGTGGTGGCAACAAATCAAAGGCCTCTAAAATGTTGGGCCTTTCCCGTAAAGCCCTGTATAAACGCCTTCACGATTACCGGATTCTCGGCTGA
- a CDS encoding DNA-binding response regulator, with protein sequence MVFAVNLSGRLCHLFSDDGYTSDRDGTLLMGASVDGKKIMIVDEEGFGRVCCALLEMYGYSTDYLPQCQDFKHRCNPDQHGLVILSYPYGSEILSELPNYQRLKTIILSDYISSDLLARIKGLQQVICLTKPLDFGNFRDTISRMLPCQGSGS encoded by the coding sequence ATGGTGTTTGCTGTAAATCTAAGCGGGCGGCTCTGCCACCTGTTTTCGGATGATGGATACACCTCGGACAGGGATGGAACCTTGCTGATGGGGGCTTCTGTGGACGGAAAAAAAATCATGATTGTTGATGAAGAGGGCTTTGGGCGGGTTTGTTGCGCTCTGCTCGAAATGTATGGCTATTCAACAGATTATCTTCCCCAGTGCCAGGACTTCAAGCATCGCTGCAATCCGGATCAACACGGCCTGGTCATCCTGAGTTACCCCTACGGGTCCGAAATCCTGTCGGAGCTGCCGAACTACCAGCGGCTCAAGACCATCATTCTCTCCGACTATATCAGTTCAGATCTGCTGGCTCGCATCAAGGGCCTCCAACAGGTTATCTGCCTCACCAAGCCCCTCGATTTCGGTAATTTCAGGGATACCATATCTCGTATGTTGCCCTGTCAGGGCTCTGGCAGCTAG